Genomic segment of Panicum virgatum strain AP13 chromosome 2K, P.virgatum_v5, whole genome shotgun sequence:
CCGAGCGGGTCGAAGTAGGAGCCCCCCGGGTAGAGCCTCTTCTCCGGGTCCAGCTCCGCGTTGCGCTGGAACTCGATGTACCCGATCACCAGCACCTCGATCCAGATGAGCGTCGAGATGGAGAAGGGCAGCGGCTGCCCCAGGTAGGACGACccgtccaccagctccacctgCCATCATCATCAGCGTTCATCAATAATTCTTGCACATCATACTAGTATTATATTAGTATGCGGCCGGCATGGGATTACTAATGAAAGCAAATGCGCATGTACCttgccggcgtcctgccaggtGACGCCGGTGAGCCACTCGACGGAGAGGGCGCCGAGGGTGGCGAGCATGGCCCAGCGGCCGTGGATGAGCTCGCACTCGCGGAACCGCTGGAGGCCGAAGACCTCGCTGTAGGGCTGGAGCGGGGTGGACTTGACCTCCGAGGACTCGAACCGGGTGCCGATGATGCCGCCGGCCTCGTTCTTGGCCAGGTTCTGGTCCAGCGAGTCCAGGTCGAACTGCAGATACTCCACCGGCTTGCCGAGCCCGAACGGGTCGAACCCGTAGTCGCCGACCAGCGACCCGTCGAGGTAGTCGGGCGCCACCGCGCCGGGGAACCACAGCGGCCGGTCGGAGATGGTCGACGTCTTGGCCGCCTTCTTCGGGGCCGCCGGCTTCTTGCCGAACCCGAACCGGGCCATGATGCGCCCGTTCTGCGGCGCCGGGTCCGCCAGGCGGGTGCCCAGGAATgtgctcgccgcggcggccaccgACGAGGCCATGGCTGCTCCTCCTTGCTGTCCTTGCTGGTGTGCTCAGGTCCGGTGGGTGGTGTGCGTGTGGCGGGGGGAGACGGCTCGTCACGGGGTACAAATAAGAAATTCCGGTGTTATCCCCGCGTGGCAGATCGGACGGCCGTCGAGCGGATGTGATCTATTTGACGGCCGCGATGGGCGCTGCCTTATCCGGGCCTTATCTGCATGGTCCAATGCTGGCGAAGGGCCTTGGGACACGTGGAGGGCCGTGATTGGGAGGAGGGCGCTTCGAGCGCCTCTGATTTGTGGTCTTCGGAGTGCCTGGGGCTGGGAAATATCGGCCAAAATAATCTTGGTTTTGGAACCCAAAATCAAAATGGGTGTGAGGCTCTGTTTCCTAGCTCTAGTTCAGTCCAATTTTATTTAAGTTGTTTGTTCTGTCCAACCAGCCAAGTGAAAATGCTGCAGTTTTCTCACACGCGTGGATCCAGCACAAAATATGGTCGAATACCTTGTACTTCTCCACCTAAGATATTTTCCAGTTCACGGAGCCCGGTACACAGAAATTCAGATAAACAACACATCAACTGATCATCACAATATACTAGTGAACACACACAGCCTCGAGTTATCGCCACCGAGATACAAAAAGAGGAAAGCTATATTTCTCAGCTTATGAGTAACATTGATCCCCACATACCTCTTCATATACTTTCGACCAAGCGAAGAGAATGAATACATTTGAAGACACATGAGATAAATACAAAATATCTGTCCAATAGTAAGAATAATCTGCATCCTTTTGTACGGCAGAATGCTACACCACACGACGAGCAGCCAAAGATGTCTCTGTGGTGAAAGGATTGATATTTCTCGATACAGTCCAGATGTTACTGTTAATTCTGTTATCCGTGGTGACCCTCCTCTGCGAAAGGCTGACCTAATGCCTCATGGAATAAAGGTTTCCATCAAATTTCGTAACAGCTTCGTTCGGCTTTGGAGCTTCTGatctttcttctctcttcttcttttccctGCCAATATAGTTAAGTTGGGTGAGTTTTCTGTCACTGGAATGACAGTCCAAAACAGTAAACGTATGGGCAAGGTGGACAGTGCAAAAGGGTGGAGAGCATATAAACCAAGCAACTCACAGTCCTTACTAAAAGAGGAGCGATTCAAGTGGCCCAAAAGGGTAAAATTCAATGATGAGGTTATATATCTCACATTTAACTCACAACAGAAACTCCTTGAATAGCTTAGTGGTATCATTTAATGAATATGTCCAACTTAAATGACATGTAAAGTGACAAAACATTAATGTATTACTGGGATATGGTATTTACCTATCGATGTATTCCTTGAGAAGTTCCTTAGCTTGAACCAACTTCGAGAGTATATTGCGGTAAACATCGAGGTCCCTATCCACACTTCTTTTATTGACGTTTAATGCAGCGCAAAGCTATCAAGCGAGAAATGAAGTCAGTGCTCGCTGGAAATATTAGCGATGTAACAGGGAATAAGTGCATACAATTCTGATATCAACACCAAGCACCACCTAAACTGCTCAAATGCTTAGCTGAAACATTTGTTACACATTACAAAAAAATGACTTTATCAGCATGTGCTACACTGCATTGCATGTGCAAAAATGGTAACTTACAATTGAAGGGCAATCTATCATAGGCCCAAGCACCAGCTAACAACATTTATGAACAAAAAACTGTAAATACAGTTAGTGACAAGGCTACCCGATTGTACTAGGTAGAAGAGCACACCATTAAAATCAGAGGTGTCTTGTCAAGGTCAAATGAAGTTTGTAGAAGGAAGCCTAACTTTGATGATTCTGCTTATAGAATTATCTGAATAGGTCCTAGTCTCCTAGAGGATGCTAAATGCTACCTAGCAGACTTACCTTGAACCCTAATTGTTATTTTCTACTTTTTTAGAAACATCATAGAACACGGATCGATTCCAAACTGACTCGCACGCCTTAACAATTAGCATATTTGCAATCCCTTGGAGAACAATATTGAACAGGCcagtataaaaaagaaaaatatgtaaAGACAATAAGATCTCACAAATGACTGCAGTTATAAGTGGTTCAATGTTTTCTTGTAATGAACACTGCATGGATCCTAAAGCAGTTGTGAATATTGAATATAAAATTCAGATCAGAAGATGAATTGACTTAGGCAAAACTGTGTGCACTTTAGCCACAAATAAGACAAATAAAAAGTGAGTCCTTTCCATAAAAATCTCTTGGTAAAGAAGCTTATAGGTAAATAGGAAGCATaattgagagcacaagcaacaACTAACGAGAAATGCACAAAAGAAATCAATAATGGCAGGAACAACCTTGTCTAGAACTGTTGGCTCCGTTGCATTTGCAAGCTCAAGCAAACGGAACAAGCCAACTGCAAAGAACCGACTGTAGCTGAAGTTTCCC
This window contains:
- the LOC120691291 gene encoding chlorophyll a-b binding protein CP29.1, chloroplastic-like; the encoded protein is MASSVAAAASTFLGTRLADPAPQNGRIMARFGFGKKPAAPKKAAKTSTISDRPLWFPGAVAPDYLDGSLVGDYGFDPFGLGKPVEYLQFDLDSLDQNLAKNEAGGIIGTRFESSEVKSTPLQPYSEVFGLQRFRECELIHGRWAMLATLGALSVEWLTGVTWQDAGKVELVDGSSYLGQPLPFSISTLIWIEVLVIGYIEFQRNAELDPEKRLYPGGSYFDPLGLSADPEKKERLQLAEIKHARLAMVAFLGFAVQAAATGKGPLNNWATHLSDPLHTTIFDTFGAGSS